From the genome of Canis lupus baileyi chromosome 4, mCanLup2.hap1, whole genome shotgun sequence:
AATGCCTGTTTAATTTTGCAACAGCATCTCTCACTTGCTGTCCAAGCCAGAAACCTGGGATTCCCCAACTCATCCCCGCCTCTTTTCCCCAACACCTATTAAGTTACCTCCTAAACAACATCCAACTGTCCCTCCAGCCCTGTTCCAGCCTCACTGCAGCTTCCTGGCTCGGGCTCCATCATCCCTCCTATGAATTCTGCCCCAGCTTTCTCATCATCTGGCTGTGTCCCATACCCCCAACCCACCTCCATGTGGCCCCACAAAGTGCCAATCTCATTTAGGTCTCTGCTGCTTAAAATCCAGTGACTTCCTAGTTCCTACAGTAGAAAGTACAGACATCCTTTGTGtggtctttctctcttcctcctctccctcccgcTTGATTCTTCATCACCTGTTTTGACATTCTGGAGCTCTTTGTCAAAAGTCACAAAAATTGCTTCTGGCTAATTTAAGCAGATAAGGATCTTGTTATCTAATACTGGCAGCTCAGAAACTTTCCAGGAAAGACAGAGAGTCCCCCTTGAAGACAATGCATCCTGGAATAATGCTTCAAGTCACACCACCAAGCAGACCCTAGAAAACTCCCACAGTGTTATAGAGCTGGATATGGATGATGCACCCCTCCCTGTTGGTGCTGGGTGCTCCCAGAAGTAGGGTCTCTGCTACCTATGATCTCTGGTAGGAGCTGCTACCACCAACACCGCCTGTCCTCACAAGAGCTGACTGCCCTCCTTATCTGCTTCTTCGGGTTCCAAGTCTGGGACTGGGGTGTCTGGGACTGAGGCCACATGTCTGAGCTAGGAAGGCTAGGAAAACAGTGGGAGGTGGGCCCTGCCTCAGAATGTGGAAGATCCCTTAAACATAAGAAGGGGATAGTTccaggcagcccaagtggctcagtggtttagcaccaccttcagcctagggcctgatcctggagacctgggatcaagtcccatgtcaggctccctgcatggagcctgcttctccctctgcctgtgtctctgctgtgctctctgtctctcattaataaataaattttttttttaaaaaagaaggggatAGTTCCCAGGGGCAACTACTGTGAACAGTGCTTTGGAGGTCCTTGCTGGTGTGATCTTTGTACATCTAAGtgtaagtatgtatttatttgtgtataaGGGGTCTGTATATGACTATGTCTATGTATCAAAACTGACTAATTCCACACATTACAGTTCAGCACTTCCCCCCTTACTTCACACCATTTCTTGATTTACCTCCATGTCAGTACACACAGGTCCTGCTCATCCTTTCTAACAGCAGCATAGCATTTCACTGGGTGGATGCACCACGACTAACTAGCCAGTCCCCTACAGATGGACATTTACATTATTGTCAATTTGTGTGAGTAGATCCAAGGAATGAATTCCTGGAAGGGGAACTGTTGGCTCAAAAGGTGCATGCATTTATGTTTTTGGTAAACACTGGCAGACTGCTTTCCAAAACGCATGCACCAATTTGCAGCTCTACCAGTGGCCTATGAACACTTTTTCCCCAGGCCCTCAAAACAGTCTGGCTGCCTCCTTCCCTCATCACCTGTCACTTACACATCCTGCATTTCCAGCCACAGTGCCTTTGCCCATGCTATACCCACAGCCTAAAGTACCCTTTCTGACTATGTGCCAGGTAAAAGCTTACTTCTTCCATGAGACGCAGTGCAGATGTCACTTCCTCTGTGTAGACTTCCCTGACTCCCCTAAGCTGCCAAAGTCACCTTCCTCTGGAATCCCATAGCTTTTGGGGCATAATTCTGTCATCGCTTCAACTGAGGGCTTATGTGTTCCTGGCATTCTATGGCAATTTGACAATCCCCACcataaccacacacacaaaagcagtCTTGTCCACATCCTTCTCACTCACCCCTGGCTCTCCAGTTGCACTTCCTTTCATCTGTTCCTAAACGCAATCCTatttcagggcctttgcacttgcaggTCCCTCTCTATGGATCTTGCCCCTATTGGCCTGGGTGCCTCTCTGGGGTCTCTGCTCCCACTGGCCTCCTCACACAAGCCTTCTCTGGGGACTCTCTCAAGTACCCTCCTCTAGTGTTCTGTTACATCACCATTCCATTATGTTCATAACACTCCGCACAAGCTGAAACAACCTCGTTAGGTGTTAGTGTTGATACTTTTGTTTTCGGTCCTATGTCACATTTCTGTGCACACACAAACATCATTGTAAACTCCCCAAGGGcagggacttttttttccttttccactgtCTCCAGAATCAAACCTGCCTGGCACCTGTCTATATGCTCAATCAACACTCGTTGAGCGAATCATccattattttacagaaaaagaaactagcATTCAGAAAGGAAGGCCCCGCAGTTAATAAAAAGCatagctgagattcaaacccattTGAACCCCAAAGCCAACTGCCGGCAATATTTCCTCCCTACTCTTGGCACTACGcgttgccccccctcccccgattAGGCTTTTGGGAGCAGAACGCGAGTCTGATGCCCAGGGGTCCCCCAGTGGCGCGTCGGGGGCGGGCCTGGGAGGCTAGCGGGATCAGCGGAGATGTCATCCTCCCCGCCCCCTGTCAGTCAGGCTGAGGGGGCGGCGCGGCCGCCAGAGGGGGCGCTGAGCTCAGAGCTGCCGCAGCGCCCGAGCGGGAACCGGAGCCCGAGCGTGCGAGCGAGCAGGGCGCAAGGCGCGATCCGTGGCTGGCGACGCACCGAAGGCCCGGGCACCTCCGCTGCGCCCCGGCTCAGGGCCCGCGCCCCGCCTGCTGCCGACCGACCTGCACGCCTGCGAGGCGGCGCTTCCCCATCCATCCCGAGCCGAGCCCACCGCAGCCCGGCCTAGCCGAGCTCCTGCGTCCGcccgccgcagccgcagccgcagccgctgccccagccccagccccagccccagccccagccccagcccgggcCCAGCTCCCAGGTGAGGCGCCGCGCCCCGGACGCCGGGGTTGGAGAAGGGGCTGCGGAGGGAGAGGGGACTGGGCGGGATGGGGGAGAGGCTGGGAGCGGAGACGGAGAGAGGGCTCCGGCAGGTGCGCGTCAGCGTGTGCCCTGGGGTGTTCGGGCGACTGCCGCTCTGTGTCTGCAACTGCCCGGGTGGCCGCGTGGACGTGCGCCCGCGCCCCTGTGTTCGTGTGTGTCCGGGTGTCCGTGCGCGTTTGAACGTCTGCGTGTCCTGTATGTGCACGTGAGCGTGTCGGTGGGGAATGTTTGTGTGTAGTCTTGTGACCCTGCCGTGTGTGTACGGGCAGGTCCCAGGGCTTCGCGCCGAGCCCAGCACCCGGGTTCCGCGGGGCTGCAGGTTGCAGGGCCCGGGGTGACCGAGGCAGTGGCTCCTCCCGCGTCCCCGGGTTTCAAGGACGCTGGGACTCGCTGCGGCCCTGTGGCCTCCCGCTGGGGAGGGGGTAAGACCGGAGGGATCTCCCAGCCCTGAAGGGCGCTCGGGCCTCAGGAGGGAGGCGAGGGGGCACCGGCGTCCCCGGGGGAAGGACTGGGGTCAGGGTGCGGGGCCAGCGCAGCGGTGCCCGTGTGTTCGCCCTCCGCAGGCCGCCAGGATGGACGTGTTCATGAAGGGCCTGTCCATGGCCAAGGAGGGCGTCGTGGCCGCCGCGGAGAAAACCAAACAGGGGGTCACCGAGGCCGCGGAGAAGACCAAGGAGGGCGTCCTCTATGTCGGTGGGCAAGGGGCAAGGCTCAGCAGGGTTCGGGTGTCCTTCGAGGGAGTGGGGCCAGGGTCTTTGGAGGGAGGGAGTTGGCGGGGGAGGCATCCGGGCCGGAGAATATGAGTCAGCAGATGGGGCGAGGTCAGCAGGGGTCACTGGGGACACAGCCAGCTGAAGGAAGCCTGGGTCAGTGGAGGGGGGGGGAGTTGGTGAGAGTGGGGTTCAGATGAAAAGCCAGGACCCATGCATTGGTCAAAGCAGATAGCCTTCTTCTTCCTATTCTTCATGTGATTACTAGTTACCTGGTGTTGAGCCCTTACTCTTTACCAAGTACCCTGGGAAATGCCCTAACGTCCGTTACCTCACTTCATATGCCCTGCCCATTCCACAGACCAAGAAAAGTGGGGCTCCCAGAGGTTTAACTACagtgctcaaggtcacacagctgctgaGATCTGAAGCTGGAACTGGAGCCAAGCTTTATGGACTCCAGAACCCCTGTCCTGGGAGGTCCTTCCTCCTGTGTTATCGGGGCTGCCCCTTTGCCCCTTTCCTGCTACGGCTATGGCTAtggccacggccacggccacgtCAGACAGAGCTGCTTTTAGGGTCTTCCTGCCTCTGGATGCCTATTTTTGTCCCTCCTCTGGGTCCCTCCTCCTTGCAGCTTCCAGCTGTGTGAAGAGAAAGGCCCAGTGATTAAAATCTCTCACCCTAAGTGTGAAAGGAGAGGGATCCTGCAGGGCCATTCACATCAGGGGATGCAAAGCCCCAAACTGACAATTACTGAATTTATATGGTGGTGATTCAGGGTTTACTGGTGTGGAGTAGGCAGGATTATCCTTTCTGTGGGTGGAAGAGGGCTGATTAACTTGCCCCAGAGTTGTGGCAGATTTAGGATTGTggtaacttgaaaaatatttattgacttcttACTATGTGCTAGTAGGTGCTGAATCTCCTGATTGTGATACAGATCATTCCAATAGTGGAATCTGACATCCAGTGACTGGGATGGGGACCACTGCAGTAGGGTAATCAAAGAAGGTGGCATTGGAACCGAACCCCAAAGAATAAGGAACTGGGTGGAGGAAAGGAGTTGGAGGAAGCAGAAAAAGGCTGAAGGAGATAGAGCTggagagcagagggcaggaagCTGTGGTGATGGATGAGATCAGAAAACTGGGCAAGGGCCAGCTcttgaagggggggggggtgcttgcTGGCCAGGGCAAAGGATCGTTACAATTGCCATGAGAGATCGTAGGCTAGGGACTGATATGATCTGACCTCAGTATAGGAAGGTTCCACAGGCCTCTGGAGAAAGGCCATATGCAGGGAGGCCGTTGAATAGCCAGCAGACGAGGGTGGCTGGAACTAGGGCCTAGGTGATGGGGACAAGGCAGAGGCTTgagcccacacctgccacaccccaactctggcctccctcctgcctcccccgaCCCAGCCCTTTCACTCCTGTGTATTCCTGGCACCCTGACACAGTCTCCCTGCTGACGGACTCAAAGCAACCCCTTCCCTTTAGCCTGGTACCTCCTGCTCCTCTTCCTACCCAGAAACCACCAACGGGCCCCAGTTCCTAAGCATTAAAGCCTCAGCTTTCTGTAGCCTGTAACTCAGTGCCATTCATGGTTCTCCTCGGTCCATGTTTCCATCTCTCCAGGCACAGGCAGCTCTGATGTGCTCTGTGCAGGCCCAGAAAGGTGCCCTGTCTGCATGgcttcctgtgccctccccagtCTCCTTTCTGCATATCCACCTACCCCTCATCTGTCAAGGCCCAGGagtgcccctcccccatcatgTCCccttggaggctggaagtcttcTCCCCACTACTTGAGGTCCAGGGCACCAAATATGCTCTTCTCTTACCCCCATCTGACAGTGAGCCGTTGGCCCAAGacccagcacagagcaggtgccAACAAATGTTAGTGGGAGGAATGGTGGAGTGCCATGCAGCCTACCCCACCATCTCAATTTGGCTGGCCATAGCCTGGAGAGTCCTGCCTTCCCATGCTGTCCTCTTCTTCCACCAGCCTCAGCCCGTGCAGACACCCATTTACCCATTTTGGGGTCTACAACTGTTGTGCATTGCCACATCCTCAAGATAGGAGACTCCCCACTACCCTGAgggctcctgcccctcccctcagatCAGGCCATCTTGCCTCCCCAGCAGCTACCCTTCTGAGAAGACCTAGCCAGTGCCATGAGTGTCTGCCACCCTCAGACCCCGTCATAAACCTGAGACACTCCTCACTTTGGCCACAAGGGAGAATTCACACCCCAGTTAGAAGAGTCTTTAGAAGAAATGGAGTGGGGGTGCTGCTGGGTGTGAGTGTCCATAGGTGGGATGTGGGCAGTCAGGGCACCAGAGGAACCTTTCCAAATATATACCCCTCGCCCCAGCTCCACCCTCACTGCCACCCTCACCTGCTCACCCTGGGCTGAGAGTTCAAGGAAATGTGCTTTGCATTTGCTGGCTCCCAGGCAACATCCCAGAGGGTGTGGGTATCATTtcaggtggaggaggggcagacagTGGGGAAGAACTCAAAGTCCTTAGGAAGCAGGTGTGGAGGGCTCCATGCAGTGATGAGAGGGGCACCTGTGGGATTTGGGGACCCAAGGAGGCAGTGATGGGGCCAGGATGCCCACTGCCAGCTGAGTCCCTCTGGAGGCTCTGTAGCCACAGTGCTCCCAGAGTCTGTTCCCTCAACTCAGAGTCCTTATGTGTGCTCCTTTTTGTCCCTGCAGGAAGCAAGACTCGAGAGGGGGTGGTACAAGGAGTGGCCTCAGGTACCAGCCCAGCTGGGCACAGCCCCCTTCCCTCACCCCGGGCTGGAGATCTGTCTGGGATCTGGAGCGTGGGCGGTGGGGGTGGATTCCTGAGAGTATGCTCTGTGAGAGAGGCAAGCCCTGGGACACCACGAGGGAGAGAAGATGCATCTGTCTGCTTCACcttagccccccacccccttccccaatCCTCTCCCTGCTCCAGTGGCTGAAAAAACCAAGGAGCAGGCGTCCCATCTGGGAGGAGCTGTGTTCTCTGGGGCTGGGAACATTGCGGCAGCCACAGGCTTGGTGAAGAAGGAGGAATTCCCTGCTGATCTGAAGGTGAGCTATCCTCTtgacatacacacatgcacatatgcacatacacatgtgcCAGGCACACCCATAAATGCACTACCCATAAaggctctctccccctccccgccccaaccAGCCTGAGGCACACTTTGCCTCATGTTCTGCAATGCTCTGTTAGACTCAGCTCAGAATGAATTTGCACGGTATGTATGAGTGTGGTGCTCCCTGTCACTGTGACCCAGGTCTGGCTGTATACATGTATCCCGCTTGTGAGTGTGACCTGCACCACTTGGGGCCACATCTGCTTGTCACTGATTTCTTGTCATTCAGCAAGTATCCATACTAGAGAGGAATTATTCTAGGAGTTGCCACAGTGAATAAGTTCCTAGGTTCATGGAGCTGACACTGTAGTGGGAGAAGATAGTAAAAAGTCAGCCAATACATGAGATGGTTTCAGACAGGGgataaatgctatgaagaaaagataaaggtGATATGATAGAGAGTGAGTGGGTAAGGGGACTACTATAGTTGGGAGGGCTTCTCTgatgaggtgacatttgaactgacACCCAAGGGATGAGACAAGTCATGTGAGAATTGTATTTCAAGCAGTAGGATGGCATAGGTAAAAGCCCTGAGGCAGGCATGAGCAAGTGTGGGCCATGGGGGAAGGGTGAGTTGTGCATCACATATTTGTACAGGCACGTTCCCCCAGGGGAGTGGTGGTAGCTACCCACATGTGCATGAAGGCAGACACCTTCATTAGGACACACTACAGCATAAGAGCTGTGAACTCTGAAGTGCCACAGAGTTGGATTTGAATGCCAACTCCACTAGATCCTgactatgtgatcttgggcagatTCTCTCACATCTCTGAGCCTGCTTCTTTGCCTATATGACTGAAAATGAACACAATAGGGCTCTTAAGCAGATTAGATATAATATATAGATCAGAGGTTCTCAAAATTTACACGTGCATCAGAATCATCAGGAGGTCAGATTAAAATACAGATGGTTGGCTGCATCCCTAGAATTTCTAAGTAGGTTTGAGATGGGACCTGAGAGTCTGCTTTTCACACAGGTAcccaagtgatgctgatgctacaggtccaaggaccacactttgagaaccactgatgcaAAGGGCCTGGCTTGCATACTCTGAGTGCTTAGTGAGCGATGATGGCCCTGTGATCCTATGAGTGATCCATGTCTGCCCCCAGGGGCTCATGTGACCACAGGTGTGCATGGAAGTGTAGCACCATGACGGTGCACTCTGTGGGCCTCTAGTCTGCCAGACATTCCTCCTGTGAGGTGCTGGGTGTCTGTCCACATACAAGTACAGACTGCCTCTGTGGGGCAGACACAGATTTGTCCTGGCTCCTTTAACTTTTGGTTTGGGAGATTATGTACATTCTGCATGAATGTATCCACTGGGCTGTGGAGGAGACCCCACACCATCCTTCACTGCAGGCATTTTACACAACTGATCCTTTCCCCTGTGAGAAGTCCGAGACTCGGCTCAGAAGTTCTGGCTCAAGGCCTGGATATGCattttaccagctgtgtgacttccCATTTATTATCACTGTTCCAGGGATTGCTCTCATTCATTGAGCTCTTGTATGGGCAGGCAGTGTTCTAGACACGTTACATGGAGTAACTCACTGAATATTTACAATGTCTCTGAGAAGAAGGTACTACCACctgtccattttatagatgaaggaactgaggcccagagaggtaaagtgacttgccTGCCTCTCTAAGAAGGTGTCTGGGAGGATAAGCTCAGGTATATGTCAGCAGAGTTGCTGGGAACCACCACAGGGCCAGGCCCCGAGCTGGGATCTGAGGTGCAGTGAAAGGCAGATCTgagcctctgagcctcagctgtcAGCCTCAAGGGGCCTTTGCACAGAACCATTTCTCTCAGGCCTCCTTCTTCCTACCAGCTCTCCTGACACCTCTCAAGGGAGTTCAAGATCATGGATTCACTATTTGAACAGCAGCCCTTTGGAGCTACCAGCCATGGGGAACCCACGCAAGGGCAGGGTGCACATTTCTGAGTGTCCTCACCCTCAGCCTGCTCACGTGCATGATTATGGGGCCCTCTCTTCCTACAGAGCAGACTGCACCATCACGTTTCCCATCTGAGGCAGCTGAGTTCAGAGATGAAATGACTGACCTGGTGGCAAGCAGCTAGTGGCAGACTGTgatgttttttaagtaaactttttatTAAAGTACAACATACGTCCAGAAAGCACACATCTGGATGAAATTTTCAGAGCGAACCCCCCACATAACCAGCACTCATGTCAAGACACAGAACACAAGCACCTTAGTCTGCTATAGACCTCTGTCCAGTCCCTAACCCCCGGGGCCAAGACTAGGGTAAGATGAGTGAGGTGTCTGGGGCACAAAATGAGGGGGACTCTCACTCTGGCGTCTCGTTTGATTGGCCCTGAGAGTGGATGCCTTCTTTACCTCACCTttgtcctggctctgcctccccaACCAAGGGTCATGGCTTCTTGACTTCTGTCTCCATGGATGAGCTAGGTATTATTTAACTCCATAGATATTGTTATTACCACGTACACACTCTTCTGTCCCCAGATGCTTTCACTCAACCGTGTAGCATTCAAGTGCTTGGGAGGCGCCACCATTCTCCTCTCTCGCTGTGGGGCATCCATCCTGTGATGAGCCATAGTGCACACCTCTGTTCTACTGTTGTTGGACATTCGGGTCATTTCCAAACAATGTGCTCAAGCTGGAATTTTGAATCCTGGGTGGCTTTGGGCAAACTAACATTTCCCCACCTCCTAGGCCTTGGTGTGCCCATCTGTGCACCAGGGGAAATGAGCCAGGTCAGGGGCTGTACACTCCTGTGCTCACCATGCCCACCTACACTGCTAATGTGCAGGAACTGAAGCTGCCTGGATGGGGGTAAGGCAACGAGACCACAGAGGTGGTCAGGCAGGCAGGCCTTCTTGGGGCTAGCCCCCCAGGCTCCCAAGATTCTTATCTCTGCCCAGCAGAGAGGAACAGTGGTTATATGTGGAAAATGGGAAGGTGGTATGCCCCTCTACCTACAGATCCCCCTCAAGGGTCCAGGAGTGTGCCAGCCCACACATGGCCATGTGCAGCCATGCATGGTTATTGTGCATGCCCTATGCAGCTAGCTCAGTCTCGTGTTTGGGCACATACGTGTGCTTACCTGCAGGTGTCTGGCCATGTGTCTGACAGCCTCCCTACTTGTGTGCCTGCTGGCCTGCACCCGTCTGGGCAGCAgatgcagtggggaggggagagtctTAGCTCACACATCCAAGCAACACCATGAGCTGTTGCTTCCAGCTTATCTTAAAATAGCAACAGCTGAAGAAACCAGGCCACATAGGACCCTGGGGGAGGGATGGGTGGAAGGTGGCAGGGGAATAGCTCAGAGCTCCTGCCCAGCCTTGTCTCAGAGCTTCCGTCTCCCTGCAGCCCAGAGGAGCCTCCAGGGTTATCTCTGGGGTCCTGATGCCcagcagagcctgacacaaggcagGGAGGGATAAATCAGGGATTTAGTGTACTATTTCCCTATCCCATCCAGTCCACATGATGGAAGTACAGGAGGCTACCAGGTGCTGAGGAGAGGGATGTGGAGAGTTCAGCTTCCCCTTGCCACCCCCAGCTTCATGGTGATCTAGGGGGATTTCACCCCTCATACCTTCATTCCACTTCCAAGGCACTccaaataaacaatttaattaaACATTCTGGTTGTACTGCCAACAAAGCCTAGCCTTCCTCCAATCAACTTAAAGCTTCCCAGGGTAGGAATTTGGGGAGCATCCTCAGCTGCCCTCATGGCCCTGTCCCTTCTCTGCCGGCAGCCAGAGGAAGTGGCCCAGGAAGCTGCTGAGGAGCCGCTGATCGAGCCCCTGATGGAGCCAGAAGGGGAAAGTTATGAGGAACCACCCCAGGTGAGGGGTGGCAGGGCTGGGTCGGGCTTTGGGCATCCAGAAGATTGCCACCATCCCCAGCTGGGGTGGGAGGTCCCCCGTAAGATAGGGTTGGGCCAGGGAACTTGGCACCCCCATTTTCTAGAACCCCAGGCCCTAGGAGGTGGCAGCAGAGAGGGAGGACAGATGGGGCCTAGCACTGGGCCCCAGGCAACCCTGCCCAGGAAAGTCCCAGCTGTCCCCACCTTCCAGGTTCCTCCCCTGCCCAGGGAGAGGGGCATGCACTGTTCCTCCTTGAGGGGGAGGAGTCTCAGGGCCAGAATCTGGCCACTTGGGTCTCCAACCCCTTCCTCTTTTGCtcttccccactccaccccatccCTCTGATGCAGGAGGAGTATCAGGAGTATGAGCCAGAGGCGTAAGGGTCCACGACGGCCCCCCACCAGCAGCACaatcccctccctgtcccctgcccaggcccccagAGCCAGGGTTGTCCTTCTACCCCTTCCCCCTCAAACGCGAGATCTTCCTTTGCTCCGAGGCGCCCCTTTGGAGCCTGTGTTggtgtctgtccatctgtctgtcctaCCCTCCCGCGTCCAACCCTGGGGCGTGGACAGGGCCGGGGCTACGGCCGTGGCTGGTGGCCTCGCCCCACCTAtgttgccccctccccaccccatcccgtCCAACGTCTGCGCGGATGTAGCatgttctatgtatttttaaacgaAGACAGAAAGCGACGGCTCCCCACCCAACACAATCCCAAAAGAGGCTCAGAGGGCCCCCCGGATAGCCCCAGAGCCTCCCACCCCACTCTCACAACGAccccaagaatctttttttttttagccaaagcCAGGAGCCAGGCTGTGCCATGTCCCCTCCCTCAGCCTGCCCAGTCCGAACGCGGGCGTCGTGTGTCGTGATTGTGGCATGGAGagtcccccaccccccgtgtgAGCGTGTCCTGGGTGGGAGGGCCCGGGCGCCTCCCCGCTCCGCGTGTCCACGAATAAAGCCAATTTGTCTGTACCTGCCGCCGCCAGGCAAGGCAGggttgggagggggaggggcgggggagggggggaggggggctgacgACGGGCTTCCGGGTCCCAGACTGCTCGGCTTTTTGGGGCCTGGCACCCTCAGCCCAGGTACAAGACTGACCACCtccggcctcagtttccccagctccTATCCCCATCGCCACCACCCCGGAATGACTTGGGGGGAGAGGGTCTACCCCCGGGCTGGGAATTGCTGTTGGCTAGGAGGCGTGACGGTGGCCTCCGGCGCCACCTGCTGGACCACAAGGCGTCCGCTGGGGGTGCGAGGGCAACGGAAGCCCGGCGCCGCATTGCAGGGTGGACGGGCTCCCACCTCCCGCAGACCAGGGGCTCGGATGACAACGCACGCGCAGCCACGTGTGCGCGTACACCGGTCCTTATGCGCCAGCCCAGTGTACGCCCCCTGGCAGGCGCGCACGTGCAGACACGCATGCACGCAGGCCGACCGGCACGTGCAGACACGCGCGCTCTCAGTTCCACGCGCGCCGCGGAGGAGCCCTCGGAAACCGGCAGCGGGGGCCCTGAAAGACCCTGCGACGCGCAGGCAGAACGTTTACAGGCGCACACCGCTGCGCACACCTGACCATCGGAAAGACCAATCCGGGGGGGAGGGAATGGGCAGTGGCCTCAGAAGGAGGCAGAGCTCGGGCAACCCGGGCTCCACCCCTCCCGGAAAGGCGTCAGAAGGTTTGCGGGGCTGAGGTGGGCGAGGGTCCGCGGAAACCTGGCCAGCCGGCCAGGAGCCCCGAGCACATAAGGTTCGGCACTAGAGGGCCCCCGACACCGCCTAGgtgtggggaaggagggggcggGGACGCCGCAGGGCCCCGCCTCCGGCACGGGGACGAAGCCGTCCTGCTCCGCGTCGAGGCGCCCCACGCGCCGAAGCTCCGCCCCCGCCGGtgacaggccccgcccccgccctgccgcGCTAGGGCCGCCCCTGCCGCCCCGGCTCTCTAACCCGGCTCCCATAgaggcccgcccccgcccccgccctcgcgGGAACCTCGCTTTGTTTTGCCGCAGAGGCCCCCATCTAGTCTGCGCAAGACGTCATCCGCTGTTCTCCGGGTGCGACCTCCTTTCCGACTTTAGCGCTGCCTCGGCCTTGAGCCCCAAGGCTGGAAAGAGCTGGCTCTATTTAATCAACCCCCAGGTGTTAGCGCTTCGTCCTTCCCCGAGTCGGAGTCGCTGGGGGCGAGAGATGGTGCCAGGCCCCGTAGGCCTTGAACGCTGCGGGAGACCGGGCACTCGGGTCACCTTGGCTTGCAGTGTGCGACCAGTTTCTGGAAGTAGGAGGCAGCTGGCAGACGTGTGTGTAGGGAGAACAAACCGGTGGGCCCAGATTCTCTGAATTAACGTGCAGATGCCAGAATCTCAGAACCCTTTTGACTGAATTAAGACACTATTTACAATCTCGAGGTTTGCAAAGTCGTGGCCCTCCTGTTAAATTTGGCCTATGGAGATGTTTAATGTGCTAACACAAGgtttaattttctctcatttgacTCCGGTTAGCGACAGTCGCTTTCCCTCCCTATCATGTTCGTCTCATCCACTTCACTCATTTTTATGAACTACCTGACTGGTAAAGAATTTGAGTTTGCCACTTCCCCTCCCACTACCAGCACCCGATCTCCATTTTTAGACGCCAAAACCAGGTTCACCATCTGGCTTGTGGGGAGGTTTGTTCCTCCTTCCTGGGTGCCAAGCGACACACCTGGTT
Proteins encoded in this window:
- the SNCB gene encoding beta-synuclein; translated protein: MDVFMKGLSMAKEGVVAAAEKTKQGVTEAAEKTKEGVLYVGSKTREGVVQGVASVAEKTKEQASHLGGAVFSGAGNIAAATGLVKKEEFPADLKPEEVAQEAAEEPLIEPLMEPEGESYEEPPQEEYQEYEPEA